AAGAGAAAGGCCGTTTGGTAGGCACAGTCAACTTAAATTTTTTCGAGCCCTTAAATGTTTACCATGTGGGTTGCCATTTAAGTAGAGGTATTTGGAATAAGGGCTTTGCAACCGAACTTTTAAATGGAGTAATTCTTTGGGGGGGCAATGTAAAGGGCTGCAGGAAATACACGCTCTTGTGGTAGATGGAAATAATGCTTCGCGAAAGCTAATGACCAAATTACATTTCGATTTTATCCGAACGGATACGGTGCAAAAACGAAAATTACACGTGTACAAAAAAGATATTTAAAACTGCCCTGTTGTGAAACAAAAAAGCCAGAACAACACGTGTCCTGGCTTTTTTAAATGCTTTTGTTACTCCAAGAAATATTGAAATAACTAGGTAAAAATTGACTTAGTCAATTAGTTTCACATTGATTGCGTTTAACCCTTTTCTACCTTCTTGAGTTTCAAAAGAAACACGGTCATCCTCACGAATTTCATCAATAAGACCATTTGCATGTACAAAAATATCCTTACCTGAATTGTTTGGTGTGATAAATCCGTACCCTTTTTCCTCGTTAAAGAATTTTACTACTCCTTCGTTCATACTACTTGTTTATTTATTAGTTGAAAAATTTACACTACTTAATTTATAAAGGTATAAGCCATACCTGTTTTACCAGCCCTTCCGGTTCTACCTATACGGTGGATATAACTATCCATGGTAAGAGGTAATTGGTAATTAATTACGTGGGTTACCCCATCAACATCTATCCCTCTAGCCGCAACATCTGTAGCTACTAAAACACGCGTTTTACCACTTTTAAATTTGCGGATCGCATTACTACGATAATTCTGCGATTTGTTTCCGTGGATAACATCCGACATTACTCCAACCTTTTGAAGTTTCACCTGAATTTTATCGACGCTTCGTTTGGTTTCAGCAAACAGAATCACCTTTTCGAAAGAGGGTTGTAAAAGCAAATTCTTCAGTAGATCGAACTTATTTTCATCCGGTTTCACCTTAATGATATTTTGCTCTACATTATCGCTACTCTCGGTTCCAGAACTTACTTTAATTCGAATAGGATCACTAAGCAATTGTTGGATATGCTTTTCCTGATCGCTCTTCAAGGTTGCCGAAAAAAGCATGGTTTGCATCCTCGATTTCATGCAGCTCACAATTGACTTCACATCTGGTAAAAACCCCATGTCTAACATGCGATCGAACTCATCTAAAACCAAAATTTCCGTTCCTTTTAATCGAAGCGCGCCTTGATTTACAAGGTCTAACAACCTTCCAGGGGTTCCTACAATTAAATCTTGTTTCCTGCGGGCGATACCTAAATCTTTACCCACATTGGTTCCACCAATAAAACAAGCCGAGGAAAGCCCCATTCCACGGCTTAGTGCTTTAAACTCAATTAATACCTGCTCGGCTAATTCTCTTGTTGGAACTACAACCAACGCAGTTTTCCCTTTGTTGCAAAGCATTTGTTCCACAATGGGTATCAAAAAGGCACCGGTTTTTCCGGTTCCCGTAGCTGCAATCCCCACCATATTTCTACCAGAAATAAGGCTTGCAATAGCTTTATCTTGTATTTCGGTTGGATGGGTATATCCCTTGGCACTTAAGTTTTTCAGAATTTCTGGTCTTAATGCCATGTCGGCATAACATTGACTCGGCGTATATGGCTTAACGGTACTTTTTACGGCCGACTTTACCAGCATTTTTGGATTAATGCTAGATACCATTCGCTTTTTAGATCGCCTGCGATCTATATTTTTTTTAACTGGTCTTTTCATGTTTTTTTGAGTTGCTTGTCGCAACGGAAGCTTGCCTTTGTCTGTAAACCGGACAGTAATACTGCTAGCTTTGATGAATTTCGAGGAAAAAGAATGTCGTTAACAAACAACGCTTTCACCTGAAATCACAAAAGATTTCTACTTGAGACTTAAAAGAAAAGGAAGATTAATACGACAATAATTAGTTAAACAAAACACGTCTAAGTGATTCTTAGACTTTTTAAAAGCATGTTTTGTTACAGGAGAGGCAAAAGTTTAAAGCTTGCTAGGGCTTACTTGAGTATTCCAATTTGCAAAAGAAACGCACTTTTCTAGAAACACATCTTATGCATTTCTGGGACAAAGGTACTGCAAAATATATTCACAATTACAAAACCTTTAAAATAAAATCACGCTGACTGTCTAAAAAAGATCAAAAATAGGCACAGAATT
The sequence above is a segment of the Luteibaculum oceani genome. Coding sequences within it:
- a CDS encoding GNAT family N-acetyltransferase, with protein sequence MVGTVNLNFFEPLNVYHVGCHLSRGIWNKGFATELLNGVILWGGNVKGCRKYTLLW
- a CDS encoding cold-shock protein, encoding MNEGVVKFFNEEKGYGFITPNNSGKDIFVHANGLIDEIREDDRVSFETQEGRKGLNAINVKLID
- a CDS encoding DEAD/DEAH box helicase, giving the protein MKRPVKKNIDRRRSKKRMVSSINPKMLVKSAVKSTVKPYTPSQCYADMALRPEILKNLSAKGYTHPTEIQDKAIASLISGRNMVGIAATGTGKTGAFLIPIVEQMLCNKGKTALVVVPTRELAEQVLIEFKALSRGMGLSSACFIGGTNVGKDLGIARRKQDLIVGTPGRLLDLVNQGALRLKGTEILVLDEFDRMLDMGFLPDVKSIVSCMKSRMQTMLFSATLKSDQEKHIQQLLSDPIRIKVSSGTESSDNVEQNIIKVKPDENKFDLLKNLLLQPSFEKVILFAETKRSVDKIQVKLQKVGVMSDVIHGNKSQNYRSNAIRKFKSGKTRVLVATDVAARGIDVDGVTHVINYQLPLTMDSYIHRIGRTGRAGKTGMAYTFIN